In one Arachis duranensis cultivar V14167 chromosome 9, aradu.V14167.gnm2.J7QH, whole genome shotgun sequence genomic region, the following are encoded:
- the LOC107464209 gene encoding dof zinc finger protein DOF1.7-like gives MQDPTTVFQIQQALLKQPHFPEQEQQLKCPRCESTNTKFCYYNNYNLSQPRHYCKNCRRYWTKGGALRNIPVGGGTRKTHKRSSSSSSSSTSNSSIKRPSSSSSSQQANSITTNSNNSVICSGSYSTRTCTDPVGQDQRVLNIGGSFSSLLGTDGPFGGILEGVNSNGSELKIGEFGGGIGNVGSGLVANPNSGRNPGLDIQNNGDSSYWNNGGGHGWSDLAIYTPGSSFQ, from the coding sequence ATGCAAGATCCAACAACAGTATTCCAAATCCAACAAGCCTTGTTGAAACAACCACACTTCCCAgaacaagaacaacaactaAAGTGTCCAAGGTGTGAATCCACAAACACCAAGTTCTGTTACTACAACAACTACAACCTCTCTCAGCCACGCCATTACTGCAAGAATTGCAGAAGGTATTGGACCAAAGGTGGCGCCTTGAGGAACATACCCGTTGGTGGTGGAACCAGAAAGACCCACAAAcgttcttcttcatcttcttcatcttccaCTTCAAATTCATCCATCAAACgcccttcatcatcatcatcatcacaacAAGCCAATTCTATTACTACTAATAGTAATAATAGCGTTATTTGTTCCGGGTCTTATTCGACCCGGACTTGCACCGACCCGGTTGGTCAAGATCAGAGGGTGTTGAACATTGGTGGTAGCTTTAGTTCACTATTGGGAACAGATGGACCTTTTGGGGGGATTTTAGAGGGTGTAAATTCAAATGGGTCAGAGCTGAAAATTGGTGAATTTGGTGGTGGGATTGGGAATGTGGGTTCTGGATTGGTCGCGAATCCGAATTCAGGTCGAAACCCGGGTTTGGATATTCAGAATAATGGTGATTCAAGCTATTGGAATAATGGTGGTGGTCATGGTTGGTCTGATCTTGCAATATACACACCTGGGTCAAGCTTTCAGTAG